In the Kineosporiaceae bacterium genome, one interval contains:
- the whiG gene encoding RNA polymerase sigma factor WhiG — protein sequence MVANEVRVQVDPVAANEAALRALWVEFKATADPVTREQLILHYSPLVKYVAGRVGVGLPPNIEQADLVSYGIFGLIDAIEKFDIERAIKFETYAISRIRGAIIDELRAIDWIPRSIRYKAREVERAYSTLEAELHRSPTEVEVAARLGISLPELHSIFSQVSYVNVVALDELLTVGGEKGDKLSLVDTLEDTKAEDPVTAFEAEETKFILSRAINQLPEREKIVITLYYYEGLTLAEIGRVLGVTESRICQMHTKAVMQLRAKLAEAG from the coding sequence GTGGTCGCCAACGAGGTCAGGGTCCAGGTGGACCCTGTGGCCGCCAACGAGGCAGCCCTGCGGGCGCTGTGGGTGGAGTTCAAGGCGACGGCTGACCCCGTCACCCGCGAGCAGCTGATCCTGCACTATTCGCCGCTGGTCAAGTATGTGGCCGGCCGGGTGGGCGTCGGGTTGCCGCCGAACATCGAGCAGGCCGACCTGGTGTCCTACGGGATCTTCGGGCTGATCGACGCCATCGAGAAGTTCGACATCGAACGCGCGATCAAGTTCGAGACCTATGCCATCTCGCGGATCCGCGGCGCCATCATCGACGAGCTGCGAGCCATCGACTGGATCCCGCGCTCGATCCGCTACAAGGCCCGTGAGGTCGAACGCGCCTACTCCACCCTCGAGGCCGAGCTGCACCGCAGCCCGACCGAGGTCGAGGTCGCCGCCCGGCTGGGCATCAGCCTGCCGGAGCTGCACTCGATCTTCTCCCAGGTCTCGTACGTGAACGTGGTGGCGCTCGACGAGCTGCTGACCGTCGGCGGGGAGAAGGGCGACAAGCTCTCGCTCGTCGACACCCTCGAGGACACCAAGGCCGAGGACCCGGTCACTGCCTTCGAGGCAGAAGAGACCAAGTTCATCCTGTCGCGGGCGATCAACCAGCTGCCCGAACGCGAGAAGATCGTGATCACCCTCTACTACTACGAGGGGCTGACGTTGGCCGAGATCGGGCGGGTGCTCGGGGTCACCGAATCGCGGATCTGTCAGATGCACACCAAGGCCGTGATGCAGCTGCGCGCCAAACTCGCCGAGGCCGGCTGA
- a CDS encoding M23 family metallopeptidase encodes MAVRRFLIAVGVCTAVLGWAFPDGAAALVPDAPSGGPAVVVDRGPTAAAPSPRPDAAEPVIPGRAWSWPLTPPHPVLARFAPGPQRWSPGHRGVDLGATAGAALLAPSDGVVSFAGAVAGRGVLVISHPNGVRTTYEPVAALVGVGHPVRSGQIVGRVLATGSHCAQATCLHWGALRGQTYLDPLSLLGLRPPPVLLPLLPLVPVGVRTAVAAPASPGQPASASLARSCITALVCI; translated from the coding sequence ATGGCCGTTCGACGCTTCCTGATCGCCGTTGGTGTGTGTACCGCCGTCCTCGGGTGGGCCTTCCCGGATGGTGCCGCGGCGTTGGTTCCGGACGCGCCATCCGGGGGGCCCGCCGTGGTGGTCGACCGTGGTCCCACCGCGGCGGCGCCTTCCCCGCGTCCGGACGCCGCCGAGCCGGTGATACCCGGGCGCGCGTGGTCGTGGCCGCTGACGCCACCCCACCCGGTACTGGCCCGCTTCGCCCCCGGCCCACAGCGATGGTCGCCCGGTCACCGTGGCGTCGATCTGGGGGCCACCGCCGGGGCGGCTCTGCTCGCCCCCTCCGACGGCGTGGTGTCCTTCGCGGGCGCCGTCGCGGGTCGTGGGGTGCTGGTGATCAGCCATCCGAACGGGGTCCGCACCACCTATGAGCCCGTGGCCGCGCTGGTCGGAGTGGGTCACCCGGTGCGCTCGGGCCAGATCGTGGGCCGCGTGCTGGCCACCGGATCACATTGCGCTCAGGCGACGTGCCTGCACTGGGGCGCGCTGCGTGGGCAGACCTATCTCGACCCGCTGTCGCTGCTCGGCCTGCGGCCACCACCGGTGCTGCTCCCACTGCTCCCGCTGGTGCCGGTGGGGGTCAGGACCGCCGTGGCCGCTCCGGCGTCGCCGGGTCAGCCGGCCTCGGCGAGTTTGGCGCGCAGCTGCATCACGGCCTTGGTGTGCATCTGA
- a CDS encoding pyridoxal phosphate-dependent aminotransferase, producing MAARSAPDHGRVGGAWQRVARSSRLLREDGTLAATIFAEMSALAVRTGAVNLGQGFPDTDGPDVVLEAAVRAVRGGANQYPPGRGIPALRAAIAAHQQRFYGLDVDPDREVLVTVGATEAIASAVLALCSPGDEVVMLEPYYDSYAATVELAGAVRRTVPLRFPDYTLDVAALAAAFTDRTRLLLLNSPHNPTGRVLTRDELTAVAELAIRHDVIVVTDEVYEHLVFDGLEHLPLASLPGMAERTLTISSAGKTFSVTGWKIGWITGPADLIDAVTTIKQFLSYVSGAPLQPAVAEALALPDEVYAGLTSRLQAGRDQLVAGLAEAGFTVAPTSGTYFVVADAAPLGFPDSLDFCQRLPDLAGVVAVPVQVFHDTPDAAGARSLVRFAFCKRPEVITEAVTRLTTALT from the coding sequence ATGGCAGCACGCAGCGCGCCCGACCACGGCAGGGTCGGCGGCGCCTGGCAGCGGGTCGCCCGGTCCTCCCGGTTGCTGCGCGAGGACGGCACGCTGGCCGCGACCATCTTCGCCGAGATGTCCGCCCTGGCGGTGCGTACCGGCGCGGTCAACCTGGGCCAGGGCTTTCCCGACACCGACGGGCCGGACGTCGTGCTGGAGGCAGCGGTGCGCGCCGTCCGAGGTGGGGCGAACCAGTACCCGCCCGGACGCGGCATCCCCGCATTGCGGGCTGCCATCGCCGCGCATCAGCAGCGGTTCTACGGCCTGGACGTCGACCCCGACCGCGAGGTGCTGGTGACCGTGGGGGCGACCGAGGCGATCGCGTCCGCCGTACTGGCGTTGTGCTCGCCGGGCGACGAGGTGGTGATGCTGGAGCCGTATTACGACTCCTACGCGGCCACCGTCGAGCTGGCCGGGGCGGTGCGCCGCACCGTGCCGCTGCGCTTTCCCGACTACACCCTGGACGTCGCGGCGCTGGCGGCCGCGTTCACCGACCGCACCCGACTGCTGCTGCTCAACTCGCCCCACAACCCGACCGGGCGGGTGCTGACCCGGGACGAGCTGACCGCGGTGGCCGAGCTGGCGATCCGGCACGACGTGATCGTGGTGACCGACGAGGTCTACGAGCACCTGGTCTTCGACGGCCTCGAGCACCTGCCGCTGGCGAGCCTGCCCGGAATGGCCGAGCGGACGCTGACCATCTCCTCGGCCGGCAAGACCTTCTCGGTGACGGGGTGGAAGATCGGCTGGATCACCGGCCCGGCAGACCTGATCGACGCCGTGACCACGATCAAGCAGTTCCTCAGTTACGTGTCGGGCGCACCGCTGCAGCCGGCGGTGGCCGAGGCGCTGGCGCTGCCCGACGAGGTCTACGCCGGCCTGACGTCCCGGCTGCAGGCCGGCCGCGACCAGTTGGTCGCGGGCCTGGCCGAGGCCGGGTTCACCGTGGCCCCGACCTCCGGCACCTACTTCGTCGTCGCCGACGCCGCTCCCCTGGGCTTCCCCGACTCGCTGGACTTCTGCCAACGGCTGCCCGACCTCGCCGGCGTGGTCGCCGTCCCGGTGCAGGTCTTCCACGACACCCCGGACGCCGCCGGCGCCCGCTCCCTGGTCCGCTTCGCCTTCTGCAAACGCCCCGAAGTGATCACCGAAGCCGTAACCCGCCTCACCACCGCCCTAACCTGA
- the rpsB gene encoding 30S ribosomal protein S2 produces MAVVTMRQLLESGVHFGHQTRRWNPKMKRFIFTERNGIYIIDLQQSLLFIDNAYDFIKETVAHGGTILFVGTKKQAQEPIAEQAARVGMPYVNQRWLGGMLTNFQTVHKRLQRLKELELLDFDDVAGSGMTKKELLVLRREKDKLTKTLGGIRDMARVPSAVWIVDTKKEHLAVDEARKLNIPIVAILDTNCDPDEVDYKIPGNDDAIRSVTLLTRVVADAVAEGLMARSRGNEAATAGAVTADEPLAEWERELLAGSAEAPAEAAAPAEAAPVEAEAPAAVEAVVEASAETPAEAPAEAPAEAPAEAPVEAEPTPAETN; encoded by the coding sequence ATGGCTGTCGTCACGATGCGCCAGCTCCTCGAGAGCGGCGTCCACTTCGGACACCAGACCCGGCGCTGGAACCCGAAGATGAAGCGGTTCATCTTCACCGAGCGCAACGGCATCTACATCATCGATCTGCAGCAGTCGCTGCTGTTCATCGACAACGCCTACGACTTCATCAAGGAGACCGTCGCCCACGGCGGCACGATCCTGTTCGTCGGCACCAAGAAGCAGGCGCAGGAGCCGATCGCCGAGCAGGCCGCGCGGGTCGGGATGCCGTATGTCAACCAGCGCTGGCTGGGTGGCATGCTCACCAACTTCCAGACCGTGCACAAGCGGCTGCAGCGCCTCAAGGAGCTCGAGCTGCTCGACTTCGACGACGTCGCCGGCTCCGGCATGACCAAGAAGGAACTGCTGGTCCTGCGCCGCGAGAAGGACAAGCTGACCAAGACCCTCGGTGGCATCCGGGACATGGCCCGGGTTCCGAGCGCGGTGTGGATCGTCGACACCAAGAAAGAGCACCTCGCGGTCGACGAGGCCCGCAAGCTCAACATCCCGATCGTGGCGATCCTCGACACCAACTGCGACCCGGACGAGGTCGACTACAAGATCCCGGGCAACGACGACGCGATCCGGTCGGTCACCCTGCTCACCCGCGTGGTCGCCGACGCCGTGGCCGAGGGCCTGATGGCTCGCTCGCGGGGCAACGAGGCCGCCACCGCCGGTGCGGTCACCGCCGACGAGCCGCTGGCCGAGTGGGAGCGCGAGCTGCTCGCCGGGTCGGCCGAGGCTCCCGCCGAGGCTGCTGCGCCAGCTGAGGCCGCGCCCGTCGAGGCCGAGGCACCGGCAGCTGTCGAGGCAGTGGTCGAGGCTTCCGCCGAGACGCCTGCCGAGGCTCCGGCCGAGGCACCCGCCGAGGCGCCTGCTGAGGCACCCGTCGAGGCCGAGCCGACGCCCGCCGAGACCAACTGA
- a CDS encoding elongation factor Ts, producing MANISAADVKKLRDLTGAGMMDCKRALEENDGDLEKAIEFLRIKGQATAEKRADRTASNGLVAAHVADGVGTLVEVNCETDFVSKGDTFQALAQRVLDQAVAIKATTVEELLASEVAPGQTVAQLITDATGTIGEKIEVRGVARVEAPHVASYLHRTSPDLPPQIGVLVGVEGDAANVAVARDVAMHAAAMKPAYLTREAVPADVVAAERHIAEEKSREEGKPEQALPRIVEGRVDAFFKDVVLLEQKFAKDQTKTVKQVLTEAGVAAQAYARFQVGA from the coding sequence ATGGCGAACATCAGCGCAGCCGACGTCAAGAAGCTGCGTGACCTCACCGGCGCCGGAATGATGGACTGCAAGCGGGCACTCGAGGAGAACGACGGCGACCTCGAGAAGGCGATCGAGTTCCTGCGGATCAAGGGCCAGGCCACTGCCGAGAAGCGGGCCGACCGGACGGCGTCCAACGGCCTGGTGGCCGCGCACGTCGCCGACGGCGTGGGCACCCTGGTCGAGGTCAACTGCGAGACCGACTTCGTCTCCAAGGGCGACACGTTCCAGGCCCTGGCCCAGCGGGTGCTCGACCAGGCCGTCGCCATCAAGGCGACGACCGTCGAGGAGCTGCTGGCCAGCGAGGTGGCCCCCGGCCAGACCGTGGCCCAGCTGATCACCGACGCCACCGGCACCATCGGCGAGAAGATCGAGGTGCGCGGCGTGGCCCGGGTGGAGGCCCCGCACGTGGCCAGCTACCTGCACCGCACCAGCCCCGATCTGCCCCCGCAGATCGGCGTCCTGGTCGGCGTCGAGGGTGACGCCGCGAACGTGGCGGTCGCCCGGGACGTCGCGATGCACGCCGCGGCGATGAAGCCGGCCTACCTCACCCGGGAGGCCGTGCCGGCCGACGTGGTGGCTGCCGAGCGCCACATCGCCGAGGAGAAGTCGCGCGAGGAGGGCAAGCCCGAGCAGGCCCTGCCGCGCATCGTCGAGGGCCGGGTGGACGCGTTCTTCAAGGACGTCGTCCTGCTGGAGCAGAAGTTCGCCAAGGACCAGACCAAGACGGTCAAGCAGGTGCTGACCGAGGCCGGTGTGGCCGCCCAGGCCTACGCTCGGTTCCAGGTCGGCGCCTGA
- a CDS encoding UMP kinase — translation MQDTTDDLRYHRVLLKLSGEAFGGGKVGVDPDVVKAIAKEVAQAVQSGVQVAVVIGGGNFFRGAELQQRGMDRARADYMGMLGIVMNCLALQDFLEKEGIDTRVQTAITMGQVAEAYIPRRAIRHLEKGRVVIFGAGAGMPFFSTDTVAAQRALETHCEVILMGKYGVDGVYTADPRLDPTATRLEHITFSEALSRNLKVADATAFALCMENDMPMIVFGMEGEGNVVRAVRGERIGTLVSAT, via the coding sequence ATGCAGGACACGACGGACGATCTGAGGTACCACCGAGTCCTGCTGAAGCTCTCGGGCGAGGCCTTCGGCGGGGGCAAGGTCGGCGTCGATCCGGACGTGGTCAAGGCGATCGCCAAGGAGGTTGCCCAGGCGGTGCAATCGGGCGTCCAGGTCGCGGTGGTGATCGGTGGCGGCAACTTCTTCCGCGGCGCCGAATTGCAGCAGCGGGGCATGGACCGCGCCCGCGCCGACTACATGGGCATGCTCGGCATCGTGATGAACTGCCTGGCGCTGCAGGACTTCCTGGAGAAGGAAGGCATCGACACCCGGGTGCAGACCGCGATCACCATGGGCCAGGTCGCCGAGGCCTACATCCCGCGCCGCGCGATCCGCCACCTCGAGAAGGGGCGGGTGGTCATCTTCGGCGCCGGCGCCGGGATGCCGTTCTTCTCCACCGACACCGTCGCGGCCCAGCGCGCGCTGGAGACCCACTGCGAGGTGATCCTGATGGGCAAGTACGGGGTGGACGGCGTCTACACCGCGGACCCGCGGCTCGACCCCACCGCGACGCGGCTCGAACACATCACGTTCAGTGAGGCTTTGTCACGCAATCTGAAGGTGGCGGATGCCACGGCGTTCGCCCTCTGCATGGAGAACGACATGCCGATGATCGTGTTCGGTATGGAGGGCGAAGGCAATGTCGTGCGTGCCGTCCGAGGTGAGAGGATCGGCACGCTGGTTTCGGCCACCTGA
- the frr gene encoding ribosome recycling factor gives MIDETLFEAEEKMEKAIEVAKEDFAGIRTGRANPAMFNKILVDYYGAPTPLQQLASFQTPEARTVLVSPYDKGSMGAIERALRDSDLGVNPSNDGVVIRLVLPQLTEERRRDYIKIARHKAEEARVSVRNIRRRAKEELDRINKDGEAGEDEVNRAEKELEQVTKRHVEAIDDLLKHKESELLEV, from the coding sequence GTGATCGACGAGACTCTCTTCGAGGCCGAAGAGAAGATGGAGAAGGCGATCGAGGTCGCCAAGGAGGACTTCGCGGGGATCCGCACCGGGCGGGCCAACCCGGCGATGTTCAACAAGATCCTGGTCGACTACTACGGTGCCCCGACGCCGTTGCAGCAGCTCGCCTCGTTCCAGACCCCCGAGGCGCGCACCGTGCTGGTCTCGCCCTACGACAAGGGCTCCATGGGTGCGATCGAGCGGGCGCTGCGCGACTCCGACCTCGGCGTGAACCCGTCCAACGACGGCGTGGTGATCCGGCTGGTGCTGCCCCAGCTGACCGAGGAGCGCCGCCGGGACTACATCAAGATCGCCCGCCACAAGGCCGAGGAGGCCCGGGTCTCGGTGCGCAACATCCGGCGCCGGGCCAAGGAGGAGCTCGACCGCATCAACAAGGACGGCGAGGCCGGCGAGGACGAGGTCAACCGCGCCGAGAAGGAACTCGAGCAGGTGACCAAGCGTCACGTCGAGGCCATCGACGACCTGCTCAAGCACAAAGAGAGTGAGCTGCTCGAGGTATGA
- a CDS encoding phosphatidate cytidylyltransferase has protein sequence MAIAVGAALGGAVLASLLFRKEAFVGLVSAAVVIALWEMAGALAAKRIQIPVVPLVVGALGMLVSAYVAREEGLLVAFALTAFGVLLWRIIDGLDGAARDISAGVFTAAYVPFMAAFSIVMLAAPDGAMRVIVFIAVTVASDIGGLAAGVRFGRHPLAPSVSPRKSWEGLAGSVLACMIVATAGVIVLLHGPWWAGSVVGAAVAVTATIGDLAESLLKRDLGVKDMGSVLPGHGGMMDRLDSLLLTAPASFLLLAYLVPVT, from the coding sequence ATGGCCATCGCCGTCGGCGCGGCGCTGGGCGGCGCCGTCCTGGCCTCGCTGTTGTTCCGCAAGGAGGCCTTCGTCGGCCTGGTGTCGGCCGCGGTGGTCATCGCGCTGTGGGAGATGGCCGGGGCGCTGGCCGCCAAGCGGATCCAGATCCCGGTGGTGCCGCTGGTCGTCGGCGCGCTCGGCATGCTCGTCTCGGCCTACGTGGCCCGGGAGGAGGGCCTGCTGGTCGCCTTCGCGCTGACCGCCTTCGGGGTGCTGTTGTGGCGCATCATCGACGGTCTGGACGGCGCTGCGCGCGACATCTCGGCGGGGGTGTTCACGGCGGCCTACGTGCCGTTCATGGCCGCCTTCTCGATCGTCATGCTGGCAGCGCCGGACGGCGCGATGCGCGTCATCGTCTTCATCGCGGTGACCGTGGCCAGTGACATCGGCGGTCTGGCCGCGGGGGTCCGGTTCGGTCGGCACCCGCTCGCGCCCAGCGTGAGCCCGCGCAAGTCCTGGGAGGGGCTGGCCGGCTCGGTGCTCGCCTGCATGATCGTGGCGACGGCCGGGGTCATCGTGCTGCTGCACGGCCCGTGGTGGGCCGGCTCGGTGGTCGGTGCCGCGGTGGCCGTCACGGCGACCATCGGTGACCTGGCCGAGTCGCTGCTCAAGCGCGACCTGGGGGTCAAGGACATGGGCAGTGTGTTGCCGGGGCACGGCGGCATGATGGACCGGCTCGACTCGCTGCTGCTCACCGCCCCGGCCAGTTTCCTGCTGCTGGCCTACCTGGTCCCCGTCACGTGA
- the rlmN gene encoding 23S rRNA (adenine(2503)-C(2))-methyltransferase RlmN, whose amino-acid sequence MKVPVGLEVAAPSGGRATRPPRHLADLTEAERAEAVIALGDKGFRARQLSVHYFEHLVGVGPDGAGAEAMTDLPAAARQRLAAAMLPWLLTPVRELTCDNDQTVKTVWQLFDGSLVESVLMRYPERVTVCASSQAGCGMGCPFCATGQGGLERNLSAAEIVEQVVSAARVQARVGGPRVSNVVFMGMGEPLANYRALMTAVRALTAPVPAGLGLSARGVTVSTVGLVPAIDRLAAEGLPLTLALSLHAPDDTLRDELVPVNTRWPVTEVLDAARRYAGATGRRVSIEYALIRDVNDQAWRAKKLAGELNRRGRGWVHINPIPLNPTPGSRWTASEPSVADRFVQTLREAGVTTTIRDTRGREIDGACGQLAAGGSTRAQRLAQSTP is encoded by the coding sequence GTGAAGGTGCCGGTCGGGCTCGAGGTGGCTGCGCCGTCCGGTGGCCGGGCGACTCGTCCCCCTCGGCACCTGGCCGATCTGACCGAGGCCGAACGCGCCGAGGCCGTCATCGCCCTGGGTGACAAGGGTTTTCGGGCACGCCAGCTCTCGGTGCACTACTTCGAGCACCTGGTCGGCGTCGGGCCGGACGGCGCCGGGGCCGAGGCGATGACCGACCTTCCCGCGGCGGCCCGGCAGCGGCTGGCGGCGGCCATGCTGCCCTGGTTGCTCACTCCGGTGCGGGAGTTGACCTGCGACAACGACCAGACGGTCAAGACCGTGTGGCAGTTGTTCGACGGCTCGCTGGTCGAGAGCGTCCTGATGCGCTACCCCGAGCGGGTCACCGTGTGCGCCTCCAGCCAGGCCGGTTGCGGCATGGGCTGCCCGTTCTGTGCCACCGGCCAGGGGGGCCTGGAACGCAACCTGAGCGCCGCCGAGATCGTCGAACAGGTGGTGTCGGCGGCCCGCGTCCAGGCGCGGGTGGGGGGCCCGCGGGTGAGCAACGTGGTGTTCATGGGCATGGGGGAGCCGCTGGCCAACTACCGCGCCCTGATGACCGCGGTCCGGGCGCTGACCGCGCCGGTTCCCGCGGGGCTGGGGTTGTCGGCGCGGGGCGTGACGGTCTCGACCGTGGGATTGGTGCCGGCCATCGACCGGTTGGCGGCCGAAGGCCTGCCGCTGACGCTGGCGTTGTCGCTGCACGCGCCGGACGACACGCTGCGCGACGAACTGGTTCCGGTCAACACGCGGTGGCCGGTGACCGAGGTTCTGGACGCCGCGCGCCGCTATGCCGGGGCCACCGGACGCCGGGTGAGCATCGAGTACGCGCTGATCCGGGACGTGAACGACCAGGCCTGGCGGGCCAAGAAACTGGCCGGAGAACTCAATCGACGGGGGCGGGGCTGGGTGCACATCAACCCGATCCCCCTCAATCCCACCCCTGGATCGCGGTGGACCGCGAGCGAGCCGTCGGTCGCCGATCGGTTCGTCCAGACCCTGCGCGAGGCCGGTGTCACGACAACGATTCGTGACACTCGAGGCCGCGAGATCGACGGCGCGTGCGGTCAGCTCGCCGCAGGTGGTTCGACCAGGGCCCAGCGTTTGGCACAATCAACGCCGTGA
- a CDS encoding DivIVA domain-containing protein, giving the protein MTDTFPRASRLAKGYDAEQVEAFLARARAAYEDGGRGGTMTSWHVRTVGFDLVRGGYDVEAVDAALDRIEDAFARREKHRGEERAGSSGWQTQLRSQEQSLRAQLARSDGQRFPRGTGLELTYDIEQVDDLCRRIEDAFASGRPLQPDAVRLAVFKSRRGARGYREASVDAFLDRVVELLVVAAV; this is encoded by the coding sequence GTGACCGACACGTTTCCCCGGGCGAGCCGGCTGGCGAAGGGTTACGACGCCGAGCAGGTCGAGGCGTTCCTGGCCCGGGCGCGGGCGGCCTATGAGGACGGTGGGCGCGGCGGGACGATGACCTCCTGGCACGTGCGCACCGTCGGCTTCGACCTGGTGCGTGGGGGGTACGACGTCGAGGCCGTGGACGCCGCGCTCGACCGCATCGAGGATGCCTTTGCCCGCCGCGAGAAGCACCGTGGCGAGGAGCGCGCCGGCAGCAGCGGCTGGCAGACCCAGTTGCGCAGCCAGGAGCAGTCGCTGCGGGCTCAGCTCGCGCGCAGCGACGGCCAGCGCTTCCCGCGGGGTACCGGGCTCGAGCTCACCTACGACATCGAGCAGGTCGACGATCTCTGCCGACGGATCGAGGACGCCTTCGCCAGCGGCCGCCCGCTGCAGCCGGACGCCGTCCGGCTGGCGGTGTTCAAGAGCCGTCGGGGCGCTCGCGGGTACCGCGAGGCCTCGGTGGATGCCTTCCTCGACCGGGTGGTCGAACTGCTGGTGGTCGCGGCGGTCTGA
- a CDS encoding propionyl-CoA synthetase, which yields MTSTQVGTGAYEAAFRRSIEDPSGFWGEAAKGIDWVQAPTQVLDDSNPPFYKWFPDGVLNTCYNALDRHVINGRADQLALIYDSPVTGTKRTYTYSELLEQVAKFAGVLRSQGVEKGDRVVVYMPMVPEAVIAMLACARLGAIHSVVFGGFAPNELAIRIDDATPKVIVSASCGIETSRVIPYKPMLDAAIELAQSKPEKTIILQRPQSVAEMGPNDVDWAAAMASDAIAPAEAVAVGATDPLYILYTSGTTGKPKGIVRDNGGHAVALHWSMKNIYDINPGEVFWAASDVGWVVGHSYIVYGPLLAGCTTMVYEGKPIGTPDAGAFWRVISEYGISALFTAPTAFRAIKKEDPDASHLKRYDMSCMRTLFLAGERLDPDTYEWATEVLGMPVVDHWWQTETGWAICANLRGLDPLPIKAGSPSVPVPGYDVQVLDETGQVLGADEEGSICIKMPLPPGCLPTLWQDDERYDTSYMTTFPGWYLTGDGGFKDADGYVYVMGRTDDVINVAGHRLSTGSMEAVLAHHPAVAECAVVGVADQLKGQIPRGFVVLKAGLEIDPETLRQELVALVRQQIGAVAALREIDVVKALPKTRSGKILRKTMREIADGKTPAVPSTIEDPGVLEALTPILLRHN from the coding sequence ATGACTTCCACGCAGGTTGGTACTGGGGCATACGAAGCGGCCTTCCGCCGCAGCATCGAGGACCCGAGCGGGTTCTGGGGTGAGGCGGCCAAGGGGATCGACTGGGTGCAGGCGCCGACCCAGGTGCTCGACGACTCGAACCCCCCGTTCTACAAGTGGTTCCCCGATGGGGTCCTGAACACCTGCTACAACGCACTGGACCGCCACGTGATCAATGGCCGGGCCGACCAGCTCGCGCTGATCTACGACTCGCCGGTCACCGGCACCAAGCGCACCTACACCTACTCCGAGTTGCTCGAGCAGGTGGCCAAGTTCGCCGGCGTGCTGCGCAGCCAGGGTGTCGAGAAGGGCGACCGGGTGGTCGTCTACATGCCGATGGTGCCCGAGGCCGTCATCGCCATGCTCGCCTGTGCCCGCCTCGGCGCGATCCACTCCGTGGTCTTCGGCGGCTTCGCGCCGAACGAGCTGGCGATCCGGATCGACGACGCCACCCCCAAGGTGATCGTGTCGGCCTCCTGCGGCATCGAGACCTCGCGGGTGATCCCGTACAAGCCGATGCTGGACGCCGCCATCGAGCTGGCGCAGTCCAAGCCCGAGAAGACGATCATCTTGCAGCGGCCGCAGTCGGTCGCCGAGATGGGTCCGAACGACGTCGACTGGGCGGCTGCGATGGCCTCGGACGCGATCGCTCCCGCCGAGGCGGTGGCGGTCGGGGCCACCGACCCGCTGTACATCCTCTACACCTCGGGCACGACCGGTAAGCCCAAGGGCATCGTGCGCGACAACGGCGGGCACGCCGTCGCGTTGCACTGGTCGATGAAGAACATCTACGACATCAACCCGGGCGAGGTGTTCTGGGCCGCCAGCGACGTCGGCTGGGTGGTGGGTCACTCCTACATCGTCTACGGGCCGCTGCTGGCCGGGTGCACGACGATGGTCTACGAGGGCAAGCCGATCGGCACCCCGGACGCCGGGGCCTTCTGGCGGGTCATCTCCGAGTACGGCATCAGTGCGCTGTTCACCGCGCCGACCGCGTTCCGGGCCATCAAGAAGGAGGACCCGGACGCCTCACACCTGAAGCGGTACGACATGTCGTGCATGCGCACCCTGTTCCTGGCGGGGGAGCGACTCGACCCCGACACCTACGAGTGGGCCACCGAGGTGCTCGGCATGCCCGTGGTCGATCACTGGTGGCAGACCGAGACCGGCTGGGCGATCTGCGCGAACCTGCGTGGGCTCGACCCGCTGCCGATCAAGGCAGGCTCGCCGTCCGTGCCGGTGCCGGGCTACGACGTCCAGGTGCTGGACGAGACCGGCCAGGTGCTGGGCGCCGACGAAGAGGGCTCGATCTGCATCAAGATGCCGCTGCCCCCGGGCTGTCTGCCGACGTTGTGGCAGGACGACGAGCGGTACGACACCAGCTACATGACCACGTTCCCGGGGTGGTACCTGACCGGTGACGGTGGCTTCAAGGACGCCGACGGCTACGTCTACGTCATGGGCCGCACCGACGACGTCATCAACGTCGCCGGCCACCGGCTCTCGACGGGCTCGATGGAGGCCGTGCTCGCGCACCACCCCGCGGTCGCCGAGTGCGCCGTGGTCGGTGTGGCCGATCAGCTCAAGGGTCAGATCCCGCGCGGGTTCGTCGTCCTGAAGGCCGGTCTCGAGATCGACCCCGAGACGCTGCGTCAGGAGCTCGTCGCGCTGGTGCGCCAGCAGATCGGTGCGGTCGCGGCGTTGCGCGAGATCGACGTGGTCAAGGCGCTGCCCAAGACCCGCTCGGGCAAGATCCTGCGCAAGACCATGCGCGAGATCGCGGACGGCAAGACTCCTGCGGTCCCCAGCACCATCGAGGACCCCGGCGTCCTGGAGGCCCTGACCCCCATCCTCCTCCGCCACAACTGA